From the genome of Cytophagales bacterium WSM2-2:
AAATCTTTTGCTATGGTAAAATAGCTGATTTTTAATAGTTTTGAGATGCTGACGTTCATACCTTTGGGTCTGAATGCCTGAAACCCGATGTTACGCCAATGAAGAAAATTGCCTTTCAGTTTGCTTTAATCCCACTTATTTGTCTACCGGCCTTTAGTCAAACCCAAAGTTTCGATACACACTCTTTATTCATGTACAGCTTCACGAGGTTCATCCAATGGCCTCCGGAAGAAAGCACAGGTGACTTTGAGATTGTGGTTTTAGGCGATTCGCCTATAATAACTGTGCTTAAAGGCATGTCCGAGAAGAAGAAAGCAGGTACCCGGACTATAAAAGTCACTAAGATCGCTGCAATAACCGACTTTAAAGGGGGCCACATTCTGTATGTTCCAATCGATTGGTCGGCCAAATTTTCGGAGGTTGCGGCCAAAGTAGGAGATGCACCGGTTCTTCTTGTAACAGAAAAAGCCACGGGCGCTAATCGCGGCTGTGTAAATTTTATTAATAAAGACGGACGACTCGCTTTTGAAATCAATCAGGAGCAATTTGCCAAACATAAACTTAAAGCAGCGAGCGAACTCATGCGTCTGGCCGTTACCAACTAATTTTTGAACTTACCCCTATGGAAAAAAATAAAAAGTCGTGGCTAAATATTCGATTGAAAATCGGTAATAAAATATTTGGCGGTTTCACTATTCTGATTGTTTTATTCGCCATCAATGCACTTATCATCTTCATCACTGTCAATACGATTGACAAGCAGGTGGCCATGTCATCGCAAGTTGTCAACCCTTCCAAAGATGCAGTGAATGAGCTGGTTACGTTGGTGCACCGCTCAAGGATGCTGAGTGCCAACTGGGTTTTTATGCAGGTGAATGAAGAAGATAAAACTGCTTTGCGCGAAATCATTGCTCACGAATACCCTTCCCTGAAAGAGCGAATTACAAAATTGATGGTGAATTGGGATGCTGACAGCACCTCGTCCACTTTTAAGAAAGACAGTTCGCAACGCGTCTTAATGAACAAAGCATTGGGGAAGTATGATTCACTTTTAAAAAACGCGACAGATAATATTGTTAATACCCTTAAAAGTTTCGATGACTACGAAGACTCCGCGACCAAGCTGCTCGCCGGTGACTTCATCGATCAGGTGGTAATCCCAGAGTCAAATAAGATCATTAATATTCTTCTGGCTATTAAGAAAAAGCAAGAGTTGATAGCTGAAAGCTCCACCAATACACTCGTTGCCTCTACAGGGCGATTGCGAACAATAACAATTGTGCTCGGCTTTGCGATCATAGGTATTGGATTTCTAAGTGCCTACCTGCTTGTCCGGACGATTACACGACCTATTAACTATATTAAAGATGTGGTCGTTAAGCTGGGTAAGGGTGAATTAGTGGATGATAAGAGGACCAAGTTTGCGAATGATGAAATTGGCGAGATGGCAGTAGCTACGGACAGTCTTGTGAATGGACTAAAAGCGACAACTGTTTTTGCTGAGAATATAGGAAACGGGAAGTATGATTCAGACTTTACTCCGTTGAGTGATCATGATGTGCTTGGCAATGCTTTGTTGAACATGCGTGGAAATCTGGCACGGGTGGCAGAAGAAGACAAAAAGCGCAATTGGACTACCGAGGGGATGGCTAAGTTTGGCGAAATTTTAAGAAGCAACAACAGTGACCTGGAGAAACTCACGGATGAGATCATCGGTAGCCTTGTAAAATACCTGAAAGCAAACCAAGGTGCCCTGTACATTGTTGATGACACTAATGATACAGACGAAAAAACCATGTCCATGGCGTCTTGCTATGCGTGGGATAAGAAGAAGTACGTGAACCAGAAAGTGCATATGGGCGAAGGCCTTACTGGTCAATCATGGCAGGAAGGTGATGTTATTTATCTCACCGACATTCCCTCAAATTATATCCGGATCACTTCCGGCTTAGGAGACGCTAATCCGAATGCAATTCTAATCGTGCCATTGAAAGTGAATGACCAGATTTTTGGAGTAGTAGAGCTAGCTTCATTTGGGTCGATCAAAGATTTTGAAATTGATTTTGTGAAGCGGATCGCGGAAAGTATTGCCTCAACAATTTCATCAGTGAAAGTGAATGCGAGAACGCAGCGATTGCTGGGCGAGTCACAGCAAATGACGGAGGAGATGCGTGCGCAGGAAGAAGAGATGCGTCAGAATATGGAAGAGCTTCAGGCTACCCAGGAAGAGATGCAACGCTCACAGTTGGAATCAGCTTCGGTGCTTGAAGTGATGAATAACAGCACTGCGATGATTGACTATGACTCGGAAGGAAATATCATCAATGCCAACATGAACTCCTTACGGTTGTTCGGTTATTCGTTGGAGGAAATTAAAGGTGAGCACCATAAGATTTTCGTACAACGTGAAGAGCGTGCTACGGAGGCGTATCGGAAGTTCTGGAAGGAACTGGCATCAGGTAAATCCCAACGAGGTGAGTATAAACTGTCTACCAAGACCGGAAAAGATATTTGGGTCTACGCGCAATACAGCCCTATCCTGAATCGGGAAGGCGCTGTAATGAAGATTACAGAGATCATATTCGACATAACGAAGTTCAAGAGTTAAGCACTAAGCTAAGTAAAACAAAAAAACCCTCCGCCTGAGGGTTTTTTTGTTACCTAAACCTAAACCTATGAGAGAATTACTCTACATCGAATACCAACGGAGGATCAGTTTTAGGGTTACAAAAAATTATGGATTGGCTGATTTCTTTTGTTAAAGGATGTTAAATCCCTCACTTTTTCAGTTTAGCGGCAAACTGCTTTTTGAATTTCTCCACTTTCGGACGAATCACATACTGGCAGTATCCCTCATTAGGATTTAGTGCATAGTAGTTCTGGTGGTAATCTTCAGCCGAATAGAAATTAATTAACGGGCTTATTTCCGTCACGATGGGGTTCTTATAAACGTGTGACGCCTCCAGTTGTTTTTTATATTGTTCAGCTATCTTCTTTTGTTCATCATCGGTATAAAATACGGCTGAGCGGTATTGAGTTCCTTCATCTGCCCCCTGGCGGTTGAGTGTTGTTGGGTCATGCGTATTCCAGAAGACCTCCAGTAACTCCTCGAAAGAAACTTTTTTCGGATCATAAGTAATTTGAGTAACCTCAGCATGACCGGTGAGCCCGGTGCACACCTCCCGGTAACTGGGATTCTTGACTTTCCCACCGGAGTAGCCAGACACCACTTTACTCACGCCTTGCACATTTAAAAATACGGCTTCGGTACACCAGAAGCACCCGGCACCAAATGTGGCCGTCTTCAATTCGCTTGCATCCATTGTTGATTTTTTTTGAGCAACACCCGTTAATGCCGAGATCGACAAAACGACTGCCAGAACGGTTAGTTTTTTCATAGAACAAATTAGTAAGGCTATCTACACAAAAAAAGTTCTATCAGATGTTCGGTAATTGTCGCCAGCGGAACAAATCACTCAATATTGGGCATAAAATGATTTGAGTTGCTGCCCAAGGTTGCTCCGAAGGTTACTCATCGACTGGCTATAGAGATTTTTCACGTCTTGCTCAGTTGGAGAGACCTCCTTGCGCTGAACCAGTGAAGGAGCACTGCCTCCAAGAGCCCGACCATCTCCGCTAAATGTCGCCCAGTCGTAATTCCAATCTGACCCACCATTGACTTGTAGTTGTTGAAGGGTACTGTTATTTGCCGCATCGGTGATAGTCACGTTCGCGGTGCTATTGGCTGAGAGGCGCTTCGTATAAAAGGTGACTTTGGCTTTCACCGTTTCCATTACGTCTTTTGGCTTCCCATCCGGTCCCTTTGTTTCGCCTACCTTAATTTGTTTCGTTTGTTCCTCGCTACGCGATGAAACGGTAGGTCTGAAATCCTGTTGATAGCCATTGAAAATGATCCTGAGGTACTGCTGTGGAGGTACGGTGTCTTTTTGGGCAATTGGTTTGAATGAAAGGAACAAACGCCCAAGGGAGCTAACTACCGGTTGAAACGTTCCATAGTTCACATTGGAGTTGTTGATCTCCTCAAAAGCAACCCGCAACGTTGCATTGAACTCAGCCTGCGTCATCATTTCTATCGACTCCCGATACCCCTGCTTGTAGTCATTCGCTTCTTTAAAATCAAAGTATGCGCTCTTATAATCGGGGCGAGTGGCCTTCATCATGAAGTTCACACCCTCATTGTAAACTTCTTCTGCTGCTTTTTCTTTCGCATCTGCTAATTCCTTAAAACGCGTTTGAGGATTGGTGATCAATTTCATTGC
Proteins encoded in this window:
- the msrA gene encoding peptide methionine sulfoxide reductase MsrA gives rise to the protein MKKLTVLAVVLSISALTGVAQKKSTMDASELKTATFGAGCFWCTEAVFLNVQGVSKVVSGYSGGKVKNPSYREVCTGLTGHAEVTQITYDPKKVSFEELLEVFWNTHDPTTLNRQGADEGTQYRSAVFYTDDEQKKIAEQYKKQLEASHVYKNPIVTEISPLINFYSAEDYHQNYYALNPNEGYCQYVIRPKVEKFKKQFAAKLKK